Genomic window (Ostrinia nubilalis chromosome 20, ilOstNubi1.1, whole genome shotgun sequence):
gccaatgtcgcaacaatatgcccaaaaacagattACAGAACACATCGTTTACAACAGCCATGATGGCAGCAGCGATGTTATatgtgtaaacagtttacattgcttgcgtagtactaaagattattcgatcGTTGAGttctgataccgcagtggataatgagcacattcaaACTAACAGAACACATTAAATCGCACGTCACTGCGTATGTAGTGGTGCTGTACGTACATTACTTGCAACCTGGTATGCGAACGAAGAATCGCACCCAATGCAATGCGTGCATGACACACACTCTTCGCgacgtattgtttttattttgactactttatgtgtgtgaatttcAAATGCAACACTgggtttcgaactcagcgcattagtttgCATCTCTCTAGATCTATAAGAGCTTCACAATGCTatcaaaaagttatttttattttatttttattttatttgtacaaaaaaCACATACAGAGTACAATCAACAAGATACATTTACATTACAACCAACAGTAAATACAGTTTTAATCTAGATTGTAATCCAAAAAAGTGTTTCTGACATGTTCAACAAggtatgtttaataaaattggattttaataaaattgcataCTTTGTACAATTGGTGCGGACAAGGCATACTTACATAGTGCATCAGATTTAGAAGAGTGAAGAAAGAAAAGTTAAAAGTATTACTTCAATCATTAAAGTTATTTAGATTATGATATACATATAAAGATAGATTGATAAATTAACTACCTACTAAGAAACGCTGTTGTGAGACTCCTCCTGAAGACATTCAGACTAGCAACGAATATAtcaatatcgatatcgatatccGACGACCGCTGTGTTAAGTCATTATATTGGCGACACATACGGACTATGGGATTAAAGAAGGATGTATTATTGTGATACACCTGCAGGGAAAACAACTTAGGGTTACGAGTTCTAAACACAGTGTTGAAGTTAATGGAAGAGAGAAGCGGTGGTGAGTCGATATTGGAATGCaggattttatgtaaatatattaagTCAGCCTGTTTGCGTCTAGTCTCTAaggacataatattatatttttccaATCTGTCTCTGTAAGACGACAGTTTTCTATGAAAACCTTGTCTGAAGGAAAGGATTTTCAGAAATTTTCTTTGAATTGATTCTACACGATTCGAATGAACAGCGTATTGCTAGTCTTGTAACCAGTATAAAAGGAAACTATACTCCTATGTGGCGTCTCAACTGTTTGTCTCAGATTGAGCTATGGTAACCGTTTTTTCTTTAGTAAATGAAACATAATTTGCATttgtagtaagtaagtaagtacctacttataagatGAGTCATGTTTAAATCAAAATTCTACTATTATTGATATGATTAAATGTTTTTTGTGTGCATGGAACGGTTCGGAACAAACTGCATTGAATCTATATTGCATGTTGTGTCAGCCTATAATTGTTGTTGCATTGTAAGttcataattgttatttttatgtttacatgttgttatgtaacaatgttggtagacctaataaataaataaataaaccaggAAGGTTTAAGTAGACAGAAGGGTAACCTGTGCGCCGAGCCGGTTGTAGAGCTCCTTGAGCTGGTCGACGCGGCGCGACAGGTCGGGCGCGCCGTcggccgcgcgccgcccgctCTTGATCACCGCCTCCACCTCTGCCTTGATCTCGCTCAGCGTTCGGTAGAATTTCTGAAACACCACCAACCTCAATCAGCAAATCTCTACTTGATACACTttggcccagaacacacggtgaaacgcaatgagggctatcgtttcagcgctcaccagttagcgccactgtagagtaaggtcctgtcacttgctagtagcgaagacagtggcgccaactggtgagcgctaaagtggtaggaggactatcgcatttgcactcatcaagatggcgccactgtagagtaaggtcctgtcaatcgccaggggtgccaactgttaagtataaaaacgatagccctcattgcaacgaaactgcaacttctagttacttttgaccgtttcaaaccggtttcaaactggtcgcgtcatgtgtggtcttacaacggaatctatggctgAAACTTATATGCAACtgaaaagtaactagaagttgcagttttgttgcagttgcgtttcaccgtgtgttctgggccttttGTGTGCACTTCAATCAAAATGATATCAAAACACGGTTAGCTGAATAGCCGTTTCGACCTTGACATTCAAAGTCAATGCCGATGGATGGTTGATAATGACGATATCCAGGAAAAttgcataatattattgttattatttttttagttaagtGGTATGTACTGTTCACGTCTAGGTACTGAGAGACGGCCAAAAAGTTCTTACTTAAAACCAActtccattttctttatttaaaaccaaaataaatTGGGTAACTTATAGGACAACCCACTTTATTCACACAAATATGGcactttttgtaatttttgtcaaataaaatGGATTAAGATGAACAAtgtttcaaacaaaaaaaaccACACTCACTAGCCACTTATAAACCGCCATGGTGAACACCAACAGTATGTAAATAGAGTCCCAGCTCATATCGGGTTTTGGGTAACGCATGAAAACTTTTTACTATCAAATTAGACCGAAAGATTCGCCGCACTAAAAAAAATTAGGTTTattataatgaataaaatagttATGTAGCTGGTACTTGGCGTATGGCGGGCCGCGCGAGTCTGAAGGACTCACGCTGTGAGCCCGGCCTGCGCTGGCCGCGACGCGCCCGTAAGGCCTACACACACTGCCGGATATAATATACCATATCTATTGTTACGTTTCTGTCATATTTCGTTGGCTATTGTATTGGATTTCTGTAAAAATAGGTTTAagcttggaaataaataaataaataaataaataaataaataaatatgtgtgcaCACTACGgtaaaagtacctactaaattataagattttaaactccCAGCTCAATCAATCACTTTTTCGTcccattacaattaaaataaaaaagccgcgttaagacccgtgtcacAAAATacaacagaaggtaaactcatgtatgtacctcgctttgcatacctctctcgctcgcacgctcggccgtcgcgctagggttgtcttgtcatgtgttgcgtttatttcgttatgatagaaaaatgttactcttaatactatgcaagaaagacaataacagatatccacgtatacttatttatatttagtacgttattatagtaatagtttgcaaacaaatacatacacgagaaggaagtagtatttagttgagttattgacactattatccaactaatattataaatgcgaaagtttggatgtctggatgtttgttgctctttcacgcaaaaactactgaacggcttttgatgtaactttacagtattattgtttataaccctgaataacatataggctataatttatgacgatctgcacgcgggtgaagccgcgggcaaaagctagttatccaataattcctaaaacctctctaaaacaattcgatattcctaaatttatttgagttggctttcaatttcaattgaaattcaaataaataacttacttacctccccgaatcaactggtaatttaaaaaatgaaaattcggtatttaatgatgagtttaagcaaccaaataccgaacaattataatacgactttttctgttcacacattttcgtcaatttcgcaaaacaaaataatatcacaggcggttgaccggcgcgtgactcaagccaCAAAatgcgaaccacagcgaacgtgtggcgaacgtctgtcgcgccacgtcgcgctcgcattcgtccaagacagtcttgctagagcggtgtctatgtgtgcgtggctcgagcgcgtttagtatggagtttgtcttctgttatattttgtgcccgTGTTTCCCTATTTCAATCAAGCATATTTTTTGCCTTCATCACCTTCATTGCATCATTTAGAACAAAAATAGATCCTTTATTGCTGATGTAACTTTAGTAAGTTCAttcaaatagtaataaaaactgTGAATTCTGtgattacataataattaaaatctggCTCTATCCATGGGTCCCAATTATGAGACCAGCGCCACAATGCCATAATTTCTCACGTCTCACGATTTCAAAATTCTGACGCTACTGAATTCCGAAGCGATATAGTTTTTATAAGAAGTCACTCTAGGAGTGGAGCGTAGACTTTATGTTACTATTTACGCGTAGCGAGTGTTGTTATTAAACGGCGCGTATTTGTTTATAAGTCACTTTCTTTCAACACTGCGTTTGTCACTCGATGTAAGTttctctaataaataaatgtaaaaatacttacggtcttattcataataaaatgctaatataggtttaaaacctacattagctaaaacgtttgataggcttaaaacactcttataaacctctgataaaaaacgttattcataatcgtttataaacctttgatagctaaaacagagtttaatattttctttccacagactatacaaaaagaatgaacgaaaacagcttttttggtgatttaacttggtggaccatgtaaaatcatagacaaatcgcagaaaaaaaaaacaaaaaattggcagctgtgacgttttacttactgacattgacatttggcacgaaaatttaataaagttttcggttttttcgatcaactcccaagttttatcaaacttttataaaacttgggattgtatgttctggattctgtacctcttaccctgtactctgcaataagctcttacgacgacccggctagttacatcggatactaattatgtccatgacgaaggagaacagaccgcctaaaaggcaacgatcagaaaactggttggaggaagataaggtagtacttatttttagcctgataaagtgcctactaatttttgtagcatggttttatttatgtttgacgcctagtgtttgcttttcagtatttgctgaaagagttggtgaaagaaagagtaaatgcaatcgaaaataaaaatacagacactaacacgaataaacggaaggttgcggcttgggctgatttacaaacaacgttggtacatcttttgatttctgccttcaatataaaattttgcctttacctgtaattcaaaatcctgtcatttctttttcaggtttaattcaatgtgcgctggtatgaaccgctccattacccagttaaaatcgcaatggagcctcataaaaatcagtgcgaagaaagacaagaccattgctaggcaggctcaaattaaaactggcggtggtccaccattatcagtgcctgacgatagggctgatgatatagcatcttggttgcccaatgaatttgtagtcgatgttaacagatttgactcggactcaaataaaagtgaattaattaacattcaagaggaggaatcaactcaaaatacgcaagatcaggaattgataaataatgaagaaatccaatatgaattggtggtacttgatgaagaaatagaagatacacatgcttgtactactagaggcatattggaagataaagaaaataaaaaagtagaggcaaaagaaaataaagcaaaacctaattttaaagcaccagcaatcaaaaaaaaaaggaaactgttaaacaaagaaggcttaattgatttaagcaaagttaggatttccgaaattgcagaaacagaatcaaaatgccggattgaactgcatgaagttcaaatggaaaacgaacggaagaaagggagaaacttggatcttgagcatcaattattacaggaaaaacttaaatattacactcacattaataaagaataataagtcttttgatgttaaagtttttcaagtactaacagattctaaataataagttagttcctcccttacttctgtttgtttttaatttgtattttatgcagttccaatccgcattttgattgtgtttctgcaatatatttagacggctatgaatatgtttactagtcataacttaataagagtttgagattactattaactagctgttgcccacgactccgcctgcgtagactactatttctgtaacctacaggatctgtgcatttttccaggataaaaagaagcctatatgttattcgagactatataatctatctgttttagcaatttatttgtttataagaattgaactgtgatttttagtaagtaagtttaataattgtacttaaattagtgatataaagtaaatacacatatgcctagtcacaaacattcgcctttataataatagtgtaaattatggttattttgttttaaatgtagaaggttgataacctccgaatagaaacgtttatacttaagcaatttctttgttttaaagaattgaactgtgatttttaataagtaagtttgttgaaactaattgtacttaaattagtgatataaagtaatttgttttgaatttttgcagaataattgcttttttaaagagaactacaggttttgtttttgtgatagtaacaaattggactgaaaattgaaatacaggtatttttcaatcaaatattctttttattttcattaagatgccaggaacagtatctgaaaaattaaaatacaacattttcatgaactcaaatgacattacataaaagtaaatcgttggaatttatcaaaatgtattttagtaccattcaaaaatgttgatttataaaattttgtagtatcaactgcgacctacgcctcaacaatgaaggtcggttgtcgtgaacactgttctccgtcgaaagttgcggagttacagggacctgctccatatgttgttctgaaaaatattatgaatttgtcaacattttgtcataaagatttgtattccttatgtacagtcaaattgataacatttacctaacaatgtgtcattcatatcaatggctatattatgtaatacagccaatgctatgatcacagcttttccattttggaggcttactggtaagccatggagtaggcattggaaccgctgcttccacaccccaaaacacctttcaacagtgttcctagttgagatgtgagcattattgtatgcttcttcttctggacgactaggccttaaaataggtgtaaatagatatggcagaagagggtagcccgaatcgccaataaggcgtcctctaaactgcctatcctcaaatcgttgttttatattgctctccataaaaattcgactgtcatgtgtactgcctcgccatctagccactatatccattattttgaggtcagcatcacagacaacctaaaataaaaaaaacagtatcctgtaggtaatccatccaataatatagtgttgaatgttgctaaaatttagatcatacaaagtaaaaattatagacattattaaaacaaatctttctctgttgtaaactgtataaaatcaaaatatattttacctgaacattcagggaataatagccttttctattaatatagtactgggccatgtcacctccggtttttttaattttaatgtgggtgcaatctatggctcctatcaccccaggaaaatttttaattgctctaaatttggcactaattctttcctgctctcctatagtgataggcattttgatgaaggaatttgccttattcgcgattgcatgcgcgactctggcgcatatccggctcactg
Coding sequences:
- the LOC135081809 gene encoding putative nuclease HARBI1 — its product is MNAINAIVHLANNADPARRRKLYRQRSNPFDLRDLNFKIKYRFNKDTVRTIIDLVEDDLVQSARGGGTCPELQVLVAIRCWGRREVQDDAGDLHGLSQPTVSRICARVAHAIANKANSFIKMPITIGEQERISAKFRAIKNFPGVIGAIDCTHIKIKKTGGDMAQYYINRKGYYSLNVQVVCDADLKIMDIVARWRGSTHDSRIFMESNIKQRFEDRQFRGRLIGDSGYPLLPYLFTPILRPSRPEEEAYNNAHISTRNTVERCFGVWKQRFQCLLHGLPVSLQNGKAVIIALAVLHNIAIDMNDTLLEQHMEQVPVTPQLSTENSVHDNRPSLLRRRSQLILQNFINQHF